In a genomic window of Quercus lobata isolate SW786 chromosome 4, ValleyOak3.0 Primary Assembly, whole genome shotgun sequence:
- the LOC115986995 gene encoding probable RNA helicase SDE3 — MGGLFSSPDQSSSQLPPTFSSYSSNPLPPTFSSRPSASSSNLSRSSSKPSPSSLKTPVDSSTSYASYPKTTEPPYASSSSSTSYKLPQSSPSGVPYSSKPPPSSSGPSPSSTKQPPAFKPILHTAPNEVTNEEGKTTYAWEKGEPIYAIPEDIKGLVKRDIAPQVLKQPLSPSTYKAYFAALLYAEDYYLEKWSNFLLEKVTLKLEEAALHKKSKKSKNSKGSAEEDDKIFVEFEIDSIPEKRPFLLSRDMVYARPSDKTVEPFQGFIYRVVKSKCVLVEFGDDFHSQHHTNRKYDISFSFNRVCLKRAHQAVEAALNPSSHNFLFPECVPRKNIVNPPALRNTYDKLNTNESNAVRRILSFQGSPPYLLAGPLISTNAPMYVPEQKVSARTGVVVCEAVIEIYKTSQENRILICAPINRTCDVLMRSLREGIPESDMFRANAAFREIDGVPSDILRSCPVKDECFACPPLQKLRKFKIILSTFVSSFRLHNEGIAAGHFSHIFLVDASSTTEPEATIALANFANENTSVIVTGAPGNHSGWIRSNIARKYGLGKSYFERLREVGPYQIPNPMFITEL; from the exons ATGGGAGGCCTTTTCAGCAGTCCTGATCAGAGTTCTTCCCAATTGCCACctacattttcttcttacaGTTCAAATCCATTGCCACCTACATTTTCCTCTAGACCATCTGCATCTTCCTCAAACCTATCCCGATCTTCATCAAAACCATCTCCATCATCCCTTAAAACTCCAGTTGATTCTTCTACATCATATGCATCTTACCCCAAGACCACTGAACCCCCatatgcttcttcttcttcttcaacttcgTATAAACTACCTCAATCTTCACCTTCAGGGGTCCCATATTCATCTAAGCCACCGCCTTCTTCCTCTGGGCCATCTCCGTCTTCCACAAAGCAACCACCAGCTTTTAAGCCAATTCTGCATACAGCTCCCAACGAGGTAACAAATGAAGAAGGGAAGACGACTTATGCGTGGGAAAAGGGTGAACCCATATATGCTATTCCTGAGGATATCAAAGGTCTCGTCAAGAGAGACATTGCACCTCAAGTTCTGAAGCAGCCTTTGTCTCCTTCAACTTACAAGGCTTATTTTGCTGCTCTGTTATATGCTGAGGATTACTACTTGGAG AAATGGAGTAATTTCCTGTTGGAGAAAGTGACATTGAAGTTGGAGGAAGCAGCACttcataaaaaatcaaagaaatcaaaaaattcTAAAGGAAGTGCTGAGGAGGATGATAAAATCTTTGTAGAATTTGAGATTGATTCTATTCCTGAGAAGCGGCCATTCCTTTTATCAAGGGACATGGTTTATGCACGACCTTCAGATAAAACGGTTGAGCCATTTCAG GGTTTTATCTATCGTGTGGTGAAAAGCAAGTGTGTATTAGTTGAGTTTGGAGATGATTTTCATTCACAGCATCATACAAATCGCAAATATGACATCAGCTTCTCATTCAACAGAGTTTGTCTAAAAAGGGCTCATCAAGCAGTTGAAGCTGCATTAAATCCTTCATCCCACAACTTCCTTTTTCCTGAATGCGTCCCTCGGAAGAACATCGTTAACCCACCAGCTCTGCGTAATACCTATGATAAGCTTAATACAAACGAATCGAATGCAGTTCGTCGGATTCTAAGCTTTCAGGGTTCACCACCTTATCTTCTTGCGGGCCCGCTCATTAGCACTAATGCGCCAATGTATGTACCTGAACAAAAAGTGTCAGCAAGAACAGGAGTGGTTGTCTGTGAGGCAgtaattgaaatatataaaacctCTCAAGAGAACAGAATTCTTATATGTGCACCTATAAACCGCACATGTGATGTGCTAATGAGAAGTTTGAGGGAGGGGATTCCAGAGTCAGATATGTTTCGAGCCAATGCTGCATTTCGAGAGATAGATGGAGTACCCAGTGACATTCTGCGCTCATGTCCTGTAAAAGATGAATGTTTTGCATGTCCTCCACTCCAAAAACTTCGGAAGTTCAAGATAATTCTGTCAACTTTTGTGAGTAGCTTTCGACTACACAATGAAGGCATAGCTGCTGGACATTTTAGCCATATTTTTCTAGTGGATGCCTCGTCAACCACAGAGCCAGAAGCGACAATAGCTTTGGCTAATTTTGCTAATGAGAATACATCTGTTATTGTTACTGGTGCACCCGGAAACCATTCAGGTTGGATCCGCTCTAACATAGCAAGGAAATATGGATTGGGGAAGTCATATTTTGAAAGACTTCGTGAAGTTGGGCCATATCAAATCCCCAATCCAATGTTCATCACAGAGCTATAA